CCTGCGGCAGCTCGTAGGCGTCGGGGACGCCGAGCACGACGCGCGACTCCGCCGCCGAGAACGTCCGCAGGCCGATCCGGTAGGACAGGTGGGTGTCCAGGCCGCGGAGCTTGCCCTCCTCCAGCCGCTGCGACGCCAGCAGCAGGTGCACGCCGAGCGAGCGCCCGAGCCGCCCGATCATCACGAACAGCTCGGCGAAGTCGGGCTTGGCGGACAGCAGCTCGGAGAACTCGTCCAGCACGACGAACAGCGTCGGCATCGGCTTGAGCGGCGCGCCCTGCTCGCGGGCCTTCTCGTAGTCGCGCAGCGAGGCGTAGTTGCCGGCGGCGCGCAGCCACTCCTGCCGCCGCACCATCTCGCCGTGCAGCGCGTCGTACATGCGGTCGACGAGCGGGAGCTCGTCCTCCAGGTTCGTGATGATCGCCGACACGTGCTGGAGGCCCTCCATGCCGAGGAAGGTCGCACCGCCCTTGAAGTCGACGAGGACGAAGTTCAGCACCTCCGACGAGTGGGTCATCGCCAGGCCGAGCACGAGGGTGCGCAGCAGCTCCGACTTGCCGGATCCGGTCGCGCCGATGCACAGGCCGTGGGGGCCGTAGCCGCCCTGCGCGGCCTCCTTGATGTCGAGCTCGATCGGGCGGCCCTCGGAGTCCAGCCCGATCGGGACCCGCAGCCGGTTCCGCGGCGCGCGCGGCTGCCACGCCTGCCGGACGTCGATCCGGGTCGGGTCGGGGACGCCGAGCAGCGTCGTCAGCGTCGTGGCGGCGGACAGGGCGTCCATCTCCGGGCCCGTGGCGGTGCTGGCCCGCAGCGGCGCGAGCTGCCGCGCGAGCCCGTCGGCCTGGACGTAGCTGAACTGGTCGGGGCGGCCGAGGGAGCTCGGGACGTCCTTGCCGGTGCGGTCGCGGCGCAGCATCGCCATCCTGTCGGGCGCGACCCGCAGCCGCAGCATCGTGCTGTCGGGGGTCGGCGCGACGTGGCCGGTGAGGTCGATGACGCAGACGCCCTCGATGCCGTCCGAGCCGATCTGCGAGTCGGGGGTGACGGTCCCGCCGTCCATGATCACGACGTGGTACGGCAGGTCGCTCTGCTGGAGGCCGGGGGTGAACCGCGCGCGGTCCTTCAGCTCGCTGCCGAGCATCCGCTCGAGGTCGGACAGGTTGTTGGTCATCAGCCGGACGGGGCCCGCCGCGTCCGACATCGTGGGGTGCATCGCGTGCGGCAGCCACTTGACGAAGTCCCAGTGGGGCATCGCCTCGGGCGACGCGCACACGCTGACCCGCATGTCGTCGGGGGAGTGGAACGCGGTGAGCTGCGCCAGCATGGCCCGGACCATGGAGCGCGCCGCGTCGAGGTCGCCCATCGGCAGGATCCGCGCGAACGACGGCAGCGACACCGCCACCGGAAGGTTGGGCACCGTCGAGTGCGCGCGCACGAAGCGGCGCAGCGCGCCCGCCGTCATCGGCTCCAGGTCCTCGACCGGGCGGGTCTCCGGCGGGATCAGCTGGACGGCGAGCTTCTGCGGGCCGGCGCCGATCCGCACGTTGCCGAAGTCGGAGTCGGACGGGCGGCGCTCCCAGATCCGCGCGCTCATCACCAGCGACCACAGCGAGTCGGGCGCGGGGCTGTTCCACTCCAGCGACTCGCGCTGCTGCTCGGCCGCGCGGCGCACCTTGCGGCGCGCCTGGCTGAGGTAGCGGAAGTAGTCCCGCCGCGCCCCGTTCAGCTTGAACTTGCGCTCCCCGGAGCCGCGGCCGAGCTGACCGAGCATCATGGCGCCCATCGCCAGCGCCATGCCGCCGCTGCCGATCATCATGATGGGGCTGCGGGTGCCGCCGCCGAGCAGCATCAGGCCCATCATCATCGGCATCACGGCCATGGGCATGTACATGAGCACGTTCTGGAGGCCGCCGCTCTGCGTCTCCGGAATCTCCGGCGGTGACTCGAGGAGCAGTTCCCCCTTGGGGGCCGGTGGCGGTTTGCGGCGCTCCTTGCGCCTGACGAGGATCGTGCTCACCTCGGCGGTCCCTCCGGGAGCTGGCCCCGGGCGGCCGTTTCGTCGTCGGGGGTCGGCCGGCCCGCGGGATACTTGTCGGTGCTCTTCTTGTCGAAGCTTGAGGTTGCTTTAACGTAGCCCGGCGTCACATCCTAAGTCGCGCGCCGATCGGATCCATCGCCGATCTCACATGGAGGACGGGAGCTCCCGTGAATTCGCCCGCCACAACCGAACTCTGCAGGGTCACCGTGGTCGCCCCGAGACGACGGATCGACGTGAGCCTCCCCGCGGACGTGCCTCTGGCGCACATGCTGCCGACCCTCCTGCGGGCGGCGGGGGAGGAACTGGCGGACGAGGGGCTCGCCCACTCCGGCTGGGTGCTGCAGCGGCTGGACTCCGAGCCGTTCGACCCCGCGCAGACGATGAGCGCGCTGGGCGTGCGCGACGGCGAGATCCTGTACTTCCGGCCCCGGATGGCGCAGCTGCCGGAGATGTCCTTCGACGACGTCGCGGACGTCATCGCGTCGGGGATCAGGGAGCGCCGCGACCGCTGGCGCCCCACCACGACGCGCTCGTTCGGCCTCGGCGCGGGCGGCGCCGCGCTGTTCGTCGGCG
The sequence above is drawn from the Actinomadura hallensis genome and encodes:
- the eccCa gene encoding type VII secretion protein EccCa; the encoded protein is MSTILVRRKERRKPPPAPKGELLLESPPEIPETQSGGLQNVLMYMPMAVMPMMMGLMLLGGGTRSPIMMIGSGGMALAMGAMMLGQLGRGSGERKFKLNGARRDYFRYLSQARRKVRRAAEQQRESLEWNSPAPDSLWSLVMSARIWERRPSDSDFGNVRIGAGPQKLAVQLIPPETRPVEDLEPMTAGALRRFVRAHSTVPNLPVAVSLPSFARILPMGDLDAARSMVRAMLAQLTAFHSPDDMRVSVCASPEAMPHWDFVKWLPHAMHPTMSDAAGPVRLMTNNLSDLERMLGSELKDRARFTPGLQQSDLPYHVVIMDGGTVTPDSQIGSDGIEGVCVIDLTGHVAPTPDSTMLRLRVAPDRMAMLRRDRTGKDVPSSLGRPDQFSYVQADGLARQLAPLRASTATGPEMDALSAATTLTTLLGVPDPTRIDVRQAWQPRAPRNRLRVPIGLDSEGRPIELDIKEAAQGGYGPHGLCIGATGSGKSELLRTLVLGLAMTHSSEVLNFVLVDFKGGATFLGMEGLQHVSAIITNLEDELPLVDRMYDALHGEMVRRQEWLRAAGNYASLRDYEKAREQGAPLKPMPTLFVVLDEFSELLSAKPDFAELFVMIGRLGRSLGVHLLLASQRLEEGKLRGLDTHLSYRIGLRTFSAAESRVVLGVPDAYELPQAPGNGYLKIGTDTMTRFRAAYVSGVYRPEEDVAQQSRQGPRQLAQIVPFTPAYVRPHVQQPPQQEQRPAERDDQGPQLSLFDLVVRQLAGHGPPPHQIWLPPLEEPASLDQVLPNLQQTPEHGFTTAGWDGRGRLHAFAGIVDRPFDQRRDPMWLDLSGAAGHVGVAGNPQSGKSTVLRTLITSLALMHTPQEVQFYCLDFGGGALAPLADLPHVGGVASRLDPDRVRRTVAEVSGLLESRERFFTERGIDSITTYRRMRAEGQIAGDGFGDVFLVVDNWLTVRQEFEAIEATITDLAARGLGYGIHVIAATNKWSEFRLTIRDLFGTKLELKLGDPYESEMDRKLAANVPEGRPGRGITREGLHFLGALPRIDGRQSADDLADGVRGLVEAVKEGWRGRPPAPPVRMLPDLLPHQQLPAVAETGKRIPIGIDENTLSPVLLDFDNDPHFVVLGDNECGKSNLLRLIVESVKARYTIDEARIIMLDYRRALLDSAESEHVIGFAASSTAAAGLMKDTHGALVNRLPPSDLTPDQLRNRSWWSGAELFLVVDDYDLVATPSGNPLAQLAELLPQARDIGMHLILARTMGGAGRAMFDPVLQRLKDMASPALIMSGNKDEGNLFDVRPSPLPTGRGTHVDRRTGKRLIQTAFYEQ